One Streptosporangium sp. NBC_01495 DNA window includes the following coding sequences:
- a CDS encoding TetR/AcrR family transcriptional regulator, whose amino-acid sequence MNGESEHIDGRKARGNKRRAEIIDATLAIVTRDGAAGVTHRTVAKQAGITTSLSTYYFATLDDLLVAALSSVAGTYTTRIRQIIDGPGDKLRGLAELIAESAGPGREHALAERELSTLAARRPALAPVARRWRENIAELAATLTDDPDAIAALVAASDGLCTAILIDNAPADTDYVRRILARAIHAHRDAVVS is encoded by the coding sequence ATGAACGGCGAGAGCGAGCACATCGATGGGCGCAAGGCCCGGGGCAACAAGCGCCGCGCCGAGATCATCGACGCCACCCTCGCCATCGTCACGCGGGACGGTGCCGCGGGCGTCACCCACCGCACCGTCGCCAAACAGGCCGGCATCACCACCAGCCTGAGCACCTACTACTTCGCCACCCTCGACGACCTGCTCGTCGCGGCCCTGTCCAGCGTCGCCGGCACCTACACCACGCGCATCCGCCAGATCATTGACGGCCCCGGGGACAAGCTTCGCGGCCTGGCCGAGCTGATCGCCGAATCCGCCGGTCCCGGCCGTGAACATGCCCTGGCCGAGCGCGAGTTGTCCACCCTGGCAGCTCGCCGCCCGGCGCTGGCGCCCGTCGCCCGTCGTTGGCGGGAGAACATCGCCGAGCTCGCAGCCACCCTCACCGACGACCCCGACGCCATCGCCGCACTCGTCGCCGCCTCCGATGGTCTGTGCACCGCCATCCTCATCGACAACGCCCCCGCCGATACCGACTATGTCCGCCGAATCCTGGCCCGAGCCATCCACGCGCACCGCGATGCGGTCGTCTCTTGA
- a CDS encoding IS3 family transposase — MSMVAFIACQKTDYDIPHAVACRILGVSQSWFYKWRERAPSARRQRRTELDTAIEAKFVALGGTYGSPRITRDLHEKGWRVSANTVAARMAELGLVARVRRKPRSLTRQGRRPAAPDLVGRQFTAVAPDVLWCGDVTEIVTDEGKLYLATVEDLFSRRLLGYAMSDHHDAALTVASLQMAAVTRGGDVDGVIFHSDRGSEYSAARFQVACRHWGVTQSMGRVGCALDNAAAESLNSTLKVEFVYRHRFATRAEARLKIATWITDFYNARRRRSAADGLPPIIYEQQITAARAATTARRQQFIAA; from the coding sequence ATGAGCATGGTGGCTTTCATCGCCTGCCAGAAGACCGACTACGACATTCCCCACGCCGTGGCCTGCCGGATCCTTGGGGTCTCGCAGTCCTGGTTCTATAAATGGCGCGAGCGCGCGCCGAGCGCCCGCCGACAGCGGCGTACCGAGCTGGATACGGCGATCGAGGCGAAGTTCGTCGCCTTGGGCGGAACCTACGGATCGCCGCGGATCACCCGGGACCTGCACGAGAAGGGCTGGCGGGTGTCGGCCAACACGGTCGCGGCCCGGATGGCCGAGCTCGGTCTGGTCGCCCGGGTGCGTAGGAAGCCCCGGTCGTTGACCCGCCAAGGGCGGCGGCCGGCGGCACCGGATCTGGTCGGCCGCCAGTTCACCGCCGTCGCGCCGGATGTGTTGTGGTGCGGCGATGTCACCGAGATCGTCACCGATGAGGGCAAGCTGTATCTGGCCACGGTCGAGGACCTGTTTTCACGCCGACTGCTCGGCTACGCCATGTCAGACCATCACGACGCCGCCCTCACGGTGGCCTCGTTGCAGATGGCCGCGGTGACCCGGGGCGGCGACGTCGACGGGGTGATCTTCCACTCCGACCGCGGCAGCGAATACAGTGCTGCCCGCTTCCAGGTCGCCTGCCGGCACTGGGGCGTGACCCAGTCGATGGGCCGGGTCGGCTGCGCGCTGGACAACGCCGCCGCCGAGTCGCTGAATTCCACGCTCAAGGTCGAGTTCGTTTACCGTCATCGGTTCGCCACCCGGGCCGAGGCCCGCTTGAAGATCGCTACCTGGATCACCGACTTCTACAACGCCCGGCGCCGGCGCAGCGCCGCCGACGGGCTACCACCGATCATCTACGAACAGCAGATCACCGCCGCCAGAGCGGCCACCACGGCGAGGCGTCAGCAGTTCATCGCCGCATAG
- a CDS encoding MFS transporter: MPEITTRRAGTREWAGLGLLALPTVLLGLDVTVLYLVFPSMAEVLDPSATQTLWIMDAYGFFIAGFLITMGTLGDRIGRRRLLVMGMAAFAAVSVFAAFAPSAELLILARALLGVAGATLMPSTLSLISNMFADVRQRAVAIGVWATMFALGMAAGPVVGGALVDTFWWGAAFLLAVPIAVVVLAGARALLPEYADPQAGRLDLVSVVLSLAAILPVIYAIKHAAAHGLDLSTVILAVLGTVAGVVFVRRQRSLASPLLDVTLFTSRTFSVALAVLLIGLVGVGGTMYLVTQYLQLVEGLTPFAAGLWMGPPALAMFAAAIGAPLISRRVRPGLVMAITLGLSVIGYALLATAGTGDAVMVVAGFAFVYLGLGAIAALGTDMVVGAAPASKSGSAAAMSETVQELGIAVGVAVLGSLTTALYTARMATPADVSPEIEGRLTDSLSGALSVADQVPAQVVQEAQRTFTSGVNIASAVAGVAIVAASVLCLTALRHVRPLGESQHDGTEQR; encoded by the coding sequence ATGCCAGAAATCACGACCCGGCGTGCGGGAACGCGTGAGTGGGCGGGCCTGGGATTGCTGGCGCTGCCGACGGTGCTGCTTGGCCTGGATGTCACCGTGCTGTATCTGGTCTTTCCGAGCATGGCCGAGGTACTGGACCCGTCGGCGACGCAGACGCTGTGGATCATGGACGCCTACGGGTTCTTCATCGCCGGGTTCCTCATCACCATGGGGACCCTGGGTGACCGGATCGGACGGCGTCGCCTGCTGGTGATGGGAATGGCCGCGTTCGCCGCAGTCTCTGTGTTCGCAGCCTTCGCCCCGAGTGCCGAGCTGCTGATTCTTGCCCGAGCGCTGCTGGGGGTCGCCGGGGCCACGCTGATGCCCTCGACGCTGTCGCTGATCTCGAACATGTTCGCCGATGTGCGTCAGCGCGCGGTCGCGATCGGGGTCTGGGCGACGATGTTCGCCCTGGGCATGGCCGCCGGCCCCGTGGTCGGCGGCGCTCTGGTCGATACGTTCTGGTGGGGAGCGGCGTTCCTGCTCGCCGTCCCCATCGCGGTCGTCGTGCTGGCCGGGGCACGGGCGCTGCTGCCCGAGTATGCCGACCCGCAGGCAGGCCGCCTCGATCTGGTCAGTGTCGTCCTGTCGCTGGCCGCGATCCTGCCGGTGATCTATGCGATCAAGCACGCCGCAGCGCACGGCCTCGACCTCAGCACTGTGATCCTCGCTGTACTCGGCACCGTAGCCGGGGTGGTCTTCGTACGTCGCCAGCGCAGCCTGGCCTCACCGCTCTTGGATGTCACGTTGTTCACGAGCCGGACGTTCTCCGTGGCGCTGGCCGTACTGCTGATCGGACTGGTCGGGGTGGGCGGAACCATGTACCTGGTCACCCAGTACCTCCAGCTCGTCGAAGGCCTGACGCCGTTCGCGGCGGGCCTGTGGATGGGGCCGCCCGCTCTGGCGATGTTCGCCGCGGCGATCGGCGCACCGCTCATCTCCAGGCGGGTGCGTCCCGGCCTGGTCATGGCGATCACGCTCGGCCTCTCGGTGATCGGCTACGCGCTGCTGGCCACCGCGGGCACCGGGGATGCGGTGATGGTGGTGGCCGGGTTCGCGTTCGTCTACCTCGGCCTCGGCGCGATCGCCGCCCTCGGCACCGATATGGTCGTCGGCGCCGCACCGGCCTCGAAGTCCGGATCGGCCGCCGCGATGTCCGAGACCGTCCAGGAACTCGGCATCGCCGTCGGCGTGGCCGTCCTCGGCAGCCTCACCACCGCCCTCTACACCGCCCGCATGGCCACTCCTGCGGACGTCTCGCCCGAGATCGAGGGGCGTCTCACTGACAGCCTCTCCGGGGCGTTGTCGGTCGCCGATCAAGTGCCCGCCCAGGTGGTGCAGGAAGCGCAGCGGACGTTCACCAGCGGGGTGAACATCGCCTCCGCCGTGGCCGGTGTCGCGATCGTCGCAGCGTCCGTGCTCTGCCTGACGGCATTACGGCACGTGCGTCCGCTTGGGGAGAGTCAGCACGACGGAACGGAGCAGCGGTGA
- a CDS encoding recombinase family protein: MWLVAAVLLLVGACNGPQEPGELGPAAGKVTVVRGDEVYPTTAEITGWTVTVNPQVPDRGAAVRLTYRFSGFIPERIQLLACATDDHRVVLLCATVYSSDTVDLWIGPDPSLSRMVYVLLLPNQMYPGLRAGDPKDHDDYRAVRALPGGDAVADAWKARGTALAAYQQVLAGQRDPALGVLVRRLCGRLADRLSDVASDNDEVRSRMLADYDGRSSGSCTDTAGDRPLTQAIIPVEVPMAQVGSAIPVVSYARISADIRRDEHGVQDQHKLNRKTAARQGWAVVHEFTDNDKSAAKADVVRDGFEAMLKALRAGELSDGTAVQGVVIVAEDRLARRPGDYERFVEAITYRDGRVFADARGMKDLYSEDTESMGLFGAVISKMEVRKMQRRMRRSHRTRAEQGVPVGGTRPFGWLPDRLALDPREAPLVRQAAMDVISGRSLNSIVGEWQRKDIKTSLGNNWSSRSLKLMVTNARLCGWRELDGELVRDASGDPIVGQWQPIITSEQWIAIKNIFETRKGHYIYPDGTVGSILARDFKEHRYLLTGFLRCGRTKPDGSICNASLRVTRVKECVQHIYSCPAKTVGGCGGLGRRGDMVDLYVSEAVLAKLEEVQIAASVSPAEWEGKQDYEDTKARLEELRSQWAAGNISNELFFSTAPDLEKRISRLRAEGQNFTASAERHLARSTTDVAEIRRRWYLTEEEGGLPLSIKRSYIREALHAVIIYPSGGGRRPFNPDLLEPIWRET; the protein is encoded by the coding sequence GTGTGGCTTGTCGCTGCCGTACTGCTGCTCGTCGGCGCGTGCAACGGGCCGCAGGAGCCGGGCGAGCTGGGCCCAGCGGCCGGGAAAGTGACTGTGGTGCGCGGCGACGAGGTCTACCCGACGACCGCCGAGATCACCGGCTGGACGGTCACGGTGAACCCGCAGGTGCCCGACCGGGGCGCGGCCGTGCGCCTCACATATCGGTTCTCGGGTTTCATCCCGGAGCGGATCCAACTGCTGGCATGCGCGACCGACGACCACCGCGTGGTTCTCCTCTGCGCCACCGTGTACAGCTCGGACACGGTCGATCTGTGGATCGGCCCTGACCCATCCCTGTCGCGCATGGTGTATGTCCTGTTGCTGCCCAACCAGATGTACCCGGGATTGCGCGCCGGTGACCCCAAGGACCACGACGACTACCGGGCGGTGCGCGCCCTGCCCGGCGGCGACGCCGTGGCGGACGCGTGGAAGGCCCGCGGCACGGCGCTGGCCGCCTACCAGCAGGTGCTTGCCGGGCAGCGTGACCCGGCTTTGGGCGTCCTTGTGAGGCGTCTGTGCGGAAGGCTTGCCGACCGCCTGAGTGACGTTGCGAGTGACAACGACGAAGTTCGATCACGGATGTTGGCGGACTATGACGGACGCTCTTCGGGTTCTTGTACAGATACTGCTGGTGATAGACCTCTCACTCAGGCAATAATTCCTGTGGAGGTCCCCATGGCACAGGTCGGCTCGGCTATCCCCGTCGTCTCCTACGCTCGCATCTCCGCAGACATCAGGAGGGACGAACACGGAGTTCAGGACCAGCACAAACTCAACCGCAAGACGGCGGCACGACAGGGCTGGGCCGTGGTCCACGAGTTCACGGACAACGACAAGTCCGCGGCCAAGGCCGACGTGGTCCGTGACGGCTTCGAAGCGATGCTCAAAGCGCTTCGTGCCGGTGAGCTTTCCGACGGTACGGCGGTCCAGGGCGTCGTCATCGTGGCCGAAGACCGTCTTGCCCGTCGTCCGGGTGACTACGAACGTTTCGTAGAGGCGATCACATACCGGGACGGCCGCGTGTTCGCCGACGCCCGTGGGATGAAAGATCTCTACAGCGAGGACACCGAGAGCATGGGTCTCTTCGGCGCGGTCATCTCCAAGATGGAAGTCCGGAAGATGCAGCGCCGGATGCGTCGCTCTCACCGGACACGGGCAGAACAGGGAGTACCCGTCGGCGGAACGCGCCCCTTCGGCTGGCTGCCCGACCGTCTGGCGCTCGACCCTCGGGAGGCTCCCCTCGTACGGCAGGCAGCCATGGATGTCATCAGCGGCCGTTCGCTCAACTCGATTGTGGGCGAGTGGCAGAGAAAGGACATCAAGACATCCCTTGGCAACAACTGGAGCTCACGGTCCCTGAAACTCATGGTCACGAATGCTCGGCTGTGCGGTTGGAGAGAGCTCGACGGTGAGCTCGTACGAGATGCCTCGGGAGACCCGATCGTCGGCCAGTGGCAGCCGATCATCACCTCTGAGCAGTGGATCGCGATCAAGAATATCTTCGAGACACGGAAGGGTCATTACATCTACCCCGACGGAACAGTCGGCAGCATCCTCGCGAGAGACTTCAAGGAACATCGGTACCTCCTGACCGGCTTCCTACGTTGCGGACGCACTAAGCCCGATGGCTCGATCTGCAACGCCTCCCTTCGCGTCACCCGTGTGAAGGAGTGTGTCCAGCACATCTACTCCTGCCCTGCCAAGACGGTGGGTGGTTGCGGTGGGCTCGGCAGGCGTGGGGACATGGTTGACCTGTACGTCTCCGAAGCCGTTCTGGCCAAGCTTGAAGAAGTTCAGATAGCGGCATCCGTCAGTCCTGCCGAATGGGAAGGAAAGCAGGACTACGAGGACACGAAAGCTCGTCTCGAAGAACTCCGCAGCCAGTGGGCCGCAGGGAACATCAGCAACGAATTGTTCTTCTCCACAGCGCCTGACCTTGAAAAGCGCATCAGCCGTCTACGCGCGGAAGGGCAGAACTTCACGGCGTCCGCCGAACGTCATCTGGCCCGGTCCACCACGGACGTGGCCGAGATCCGGCGACGCTGGTACCTCACCGAGGAAGAGGGCGGCCTGCCCCTGTCCATCAAGCGGTCGTACATCCGCGAAGCCCTGCATGCGGTGATCATCTATCCCAGCGGCGGAGGTCGCAGGCCCTTCAATCCCGATCTCCTCGAACCGATCTGGCGGGAGACCTGA
- a CDS encoding response regulator transcription factor, with protein MSPVRVLLVDDQALFREALATLLATHDAIEVVGEAGNGDEAIRQAAELTPDVVLMDLRMPVLDGVAATRRLRTDHPGIGIIALTTFDDDENVFAALRAGALGYLLKDVSSAQLIEAVLAAARGESVLQPSVAAKVVAQFVRLPSTSAPEPQPLVVPLSDRELEVLRLLATGHSNREIATTLHLAEGTVKNHVTNVLSKLNARDRTQAALRARSLGLL; from the coding sequence ATGAGCCCGGTCCGCGTCCTGTTGGTCGACGACCAGGCTCTGTTCCGCGAGGCCCTGGCCACCCTCCTGGCCACGCACGACGCCATCGAGGTCGTCGGCGAGGCAGGCAACGGCGACGAAGCGATCCGCCAGGCCGCCGAGCTCACCCCGGACGTCGTCCTGATGGATCTGCGCATGCCCGTCCTGGACGGCGTCGCCGCGACCCGCCGCTTGCGTACCGACCACCCCGGCATCGGCATTATCGCGCTGACGACGTTCGACGACGACGAGAACGTGTTCGCCGCCCTTCGCGCTGGAGCTTTGGGCTACCTGCTCAAGGACGTCTCCTCGGCTCAGCTGATCGAGGCCGTCCTGGCCGCCGCCCGCGGCGAGTCGGTGTTGCAGCCGTCCGTCGCCGCGAAGGTGGTCGCCCAGTTCGTCCGCCTGCCCTCGACCAGCGCCCCGGAACCGCAGCCATTGGTCGTGCCGCTGTCCGACCGCGAACTCGAAGTCCTCCGCCTCCTCGCCACCGGCCACAGCAACCGCGAAATCGCCACAACGCTTCACCTGGCCGAGGGCACCGTGAAAAACCACGTCACCAACGTCCTGTCAAAACTGAACGCCCGCGACCGCACCCAAGCCGCATTACGCGCACGGTCACTCGGTTTGCTCTGA
- a CDS encoding sensor histidine kinase produces MNRALPVLTFGALLTLLIGVVASGESLPSLVLGAVFTALATAGFSWVRARNQLAWSLGYVAVQLPIAFVVFSLSAGVAATLLLVVLVSQCVLLRLPIAATAVVVGLVPFVHLGMSWGEGLREGLGIFLAAVFAAIVTELLQREQRARVELAEAHEQLRDYAVQAERLATVQERNRVARDIHDGLGHSLTVVQMQVKAARAVLPTDTAKADEILAKAQDQAEAALAEVRCSVRTLREPRETPPLPDALQALAELTSAAGVTTSVAISGEQRPLPDETREALFRAAQEGLTNVRKHAQATRADLVLDYADTAVRLAIRDDGAGSASTPASGFGLVGLRERAEHLGGRLSVESAPGAGYTLSMEVPG; encoded by the coding sequence ATGAACAGGGCTCTGCCCGTGCTGACCTTCGGCGCGCTGCTCACGCTGCTGATCGGGGTCGTCGCATCTGGAGAGTCCCTGCCGTCGCTTGTGCTCGGCGCGGTGTTCACCGCATTGGCCACCGCCGGCTTCTCGTGGGTACGTGCGCGCAATCAGCTGGCCTGGTCGCTCGGGTACGTGGCCGTGCAGCTGCCGATCGCGTTCGTCGTGTTCTCGCTGAGCGCAGGGGTCGCCGCGACGCTTCTGCTCGTCGTGTTGGTCAGCCAGTGCGTGCTGCTACGGTTGCCGATCGCCGCGACGGCGGTCGTGGTCGGGCTGGTCCCGTTCGTCCACCTCGGCATGTCGTGGGGCGAAGGGCTGCGGGAAGGGCTTGGAATATTTCTCGCCGCGGTGTTCGCCGCGATCGTGACGGAGTTGCTGCAACGCGAACAACGCGCCCGTGTCGAACTAGCCGAGGCGCACGAGCAGTTGCGTGACTACGCCGTGCAGGCGGAGCGGCTCGCAACCGTGCAGGAACGCAACCGGGTCGCACGCGACATCCACGATGGACTCGGACACTCGCTCACCGTCGTCCAGATGCAGGTCAAGGCCGCCCGGGCGGTCCTGCCGACCGACACCGCCAAGGCCGACGAGATACTCGCCAAGGCCCAGGACCAGGCCGAGGCCGCACTCGCCGAAGTACGCTGCTCGGTCCGCACATTGCGCGAACCACGCGAAACCCCTCCCCTGCCCGACGCCTTGCAGGCGTTGGCCGAACTGACATCCGCCGCGGGCGTGACCACCAGCGTCGCGATATCCGGCGAGCAGCGACCGTTGCCTGACGAGACGCGCGAGGCCTTGTTCCGTGCGGCGCAAGAGGGTCTGACCAACGTCCGCAAGCACGCCCAGGCAACCCGTGCCGACTTGGTCCTGGACTACGCTGACACCGCCGTCCGGCTGGCCATCCGCGACGACGGCGCCGGCTCCGCTTCGACGCCTGCGTCCGGTTTCGGCCTGGTCGGGCTCCGGGAACGCGCCGAGCACCTGGGCGGACGGTTGAGCGTCGAGTCGGCACCGGGGGCGGGCTACACATTGAGCATGGAGGTTCCCGGATGA
- a CDS encoding response regulator transcription factor: MTGRPTRILVADDQENIRSAFRIILDAQPDMTVVAEAACGATAVEQARHLRPDVVLADIRMPRIDGLEVTRLLAGPQVTDPIRVVVVTTFDLDDYVHTALRNGACGFLLKRSSPAILAEAVRAAMSGDTLISPQITVRLLRALTARPQPTSGRVDSTRLTDRELQITRLVAQGHTNAEIATALFISPGTVKNHIAGIQRKLSARNRVGIAAWAWATGNATP; encoded by the coding sequence ATGACCGGCCGGCCGACCCGCATCCTGGTCGCCGACGATCAGGAGAACATCCGCAGCGCATTCCGGATCATCCTGGACGCCCAGCCCGACATGACCGTCGTCGCCGAGGCGGCCTGTGGGGCCACCGCCGTGGAACAGGCCCGCCATCTGCGCCCGGACGTGGTGCTCGCCGACATCCGGATGCCCCGCATCGACGGACTTGAGGTCACCCGCCTGCTCGCCGGACCACAGGTGACCGACCCGATCCGTGTCGTGGTCGTCACCACCTTCGACCTCGACGACTACGTCCACACCGCACTGCGCAACGGCGCCTGCGGCTTCCTGCTGAAACGCTCCAGCCCGGCCATCCTGGCCGAAGCCGTCCGCGCCGCCATGTCCGGTGACACCCTCATCAGCCCGCAGATCACCGTACGACTCCTGCGCGCTCTCACCGCGAGACCGCAACCCACATCCGGCCGCGTCGACTCCACGCGACTCACCGATCGCGAACTCCAGATCACCCGCCTGGTCGCCCAAGGCCACACCAACGCCGAGATCGCGACCGCCCTGTTCATCTCGCCCGGTACGGTCAAGAACCACATCGCCGGCATCCAGCGCAAGCTCAGCGCCCGGAACCGCGTCGGCATCGCCGCCTGGGCCTGGGCCACCGGCAACGCCACCCCGTGA
- a CDS encoding DJ-1/PfpI family protein: protein MRTFLRRALAVIAVFLIPVAGGAISALATFDAQSAPGPDRPIPAATSPAFDPAKPTAVVVIGDNGAVVSDALAPYEILVASGRFNVYTVAPRRRPLPLTGGLDLVPDLSFADLAELTGGAAPTLAVIPAMPDVGKPSTGPVTTWLRDQVSHGTLLLSVCNGAGVLASAGLLDGRPATAHWMRIGSFESDYPAVDWVHGKRFVDSGTVVTTAGVLSGIDGTLHMIERLAGSTVAANAAKAVGWRYYGNTPPVVTGIAMPAPAAIVNAGWTWAPPTVGVMLTPGVGEIDLASVFDTHDKSLADRTLAVSADGGPIRSRHGLTFLPRADLASAAPDLDRLLVPGAGVRLGQVPDGLEPVYVHSGQDFAYNDAVRDLARTTDVATARWTAETMELPTDGLQLDGPAWPWRQTALPILLILLGIAAVICLPRLRTTVDTLVRA, encoded by the coding sequence ATGCGCACCTTCCTGCGCCGCGCGCTCGCGGTGATCGCGGTTTTCCTGATTCCGGTGGCGGGCGGGGCGATCTCCGCCCTCGCCACGTTCGACGCCCAGTCCGCACCCGGGCCGGACCGGCCGATTCCCGCCGCCACTTCCCCGGCTTTCGACCCCGCCAAACCGACCGCGGTCGTGGTGATCGGCGACAACGGGGCCGTCGTGTCGGATGCCCTTGCCCCATACGAGATCCTGGTCGCCTCGGGCCGGTTCAACGTTTACACCGTCGCGCCGCGAAGGCGTCCGCTGCCGTTGACCGGTGGTCTGGACCTGGTGCCGGATCTGAGCTTCGCGGATCTTGCCGAACTCACCGGCGGTGCCGCGCCGACGCTCGCGGTCATCCCGGCGATGCCGGACGTCGGCAAGCCCAGTACCGGTCCGGTCACGACGTGGCTGCGTGATCAGGTGAGCCACGGCACGCTGTTGCTGAGCGTGTGCAACGGCGCCGGTGTCCTCGCCTCGGCGGGCCTGCTCGACGGCCGGCCCGCGACCGCGCACTGGATGCGGATCGGCTCGTTCGAGTCGGACTATCCCGCGGTGGACTGGGTGCACGGCAAGCGTTTCGTCGACAGCGGTACCGTCGTCACGACCGCGGGCGTGTTGTCCGGCATCGACGGAACCCTGCACATGATCGAACGCTTGGCCGGTTCGACGGTGGCGGCGAACGCGGCCAAGGCCGTGGGCTGGCGTTACTACGGCAACACGCCACCGGTCGTGACCGGCATCGCCATGCCCGCCCCGGCCGCGATCGTCAACGCGGGTTGGACGTGGGCGCCGCCGACCGTCGGCGTGATGCTGACGCCGGGCGTCGGCGAAATCGACCTGGCGTCGGTGTTCGACACGCACGACAAGTCGCTCGCAGACCGGACGTTGGCCGTGAGCGCGGACGGCGGCCCGATCCGGTCACGGCATGGCCTGACGTTCCTGCCCCGCGCCGATCTTGCCAGCGCGGCCCCGGACCTGGATCGCTTGCTCGTGCCCGGAGCAGGCGTTCGCTTGGGCCAGGTCCCCGACGGCCTGGAGCCGGTGTACGTCCACTCCGGACAGGACTTCGCCTACAACGACGCCGTGCGGGACCTGGCCCGGACAACGGATGTGGCCACCGCCCGCTGGACCGCCGAGACCATGGAACTGCCGACCGACGGCCTGCAACTGGACGGCCCGGCGTGGCCGTGGCGGCAGACGGCGTTGCCCATCCTGTTGATCCTTTTGGGTATTGCCGCGGTGATCTGCCTTCCGCGCCTTCGGACCACTGTGGACACTCTCGTCCGGGCCTGA
- a CDS encoding SMI1/KNR4 family protein, with translation MRSDIGLDEMAAELSRLAELSTAVPLPESEVVALEEVIGAPLPDEFRSFLLRFGRGVSPGRLLDLHWIVEETQREREYFQEEPEVAAYPWEPFPVTRDDVRQLRRLAGDGADPTLSMDKPSPGTMFLCSHGCSWISMLAMNGEYAGTVWLTEMGWVKDMDWWPSAPWRAVEPSGRLHGGWSEPVPFLDWYMRWTRQIVSRHRHSRQPDLP, from the coding sequence ATGCGATCAGACATCGGCCTGGATGAGATGGCTGCTGAACTCTCTCGGCTTGCTGAACTCTCAACGGCTGTTCCTCTGCCGGAATCCGAGGTTGTGGCCCTTGAGGAAGTGATCGGCGCGCCGCTTCCTGACGAGTTCCGGTCGTTCCTGTTGCGATTCGGCCGGGGAGTCTCTCCCGGTCGCCTGCTCGACCTGCATTGGATCGTGGAAGAGACCCAACGGGAGCGTGAGTACTTCCAGGAGGAACCCGAGGTCGCCGCCTACCCGTGGGAGCCCTTCCCGGTGACTCGGGATGATGTGCGGCAACTGCGGCGCCTCGCAGGCGATGGCGCAGACCCCACCTTGTCGATGGACAAGCCCTCGCCCGGAACCATGTTCCTGTGCAGCCATGGATGCTCGTGGATCAGCATGCTCGCCATGAACGGTGAGTACGCCGGCACCGTCTGGCTCACCGAGATGGGATGGGTGAAGGACATGGACTGGTGGCCGTCGGCCCCCTGGAGGGCTGTCGAACCGTCAGGCCGTCTGCATGGGGGTTGGAGCGAGCCGGTGCCGTTCCTGGACTGGTACATGCGCTGGACACGGCAGATCGTCAGCCGACATCGGCACTCGCGACAGCCTGACTTGCCTTGA